A portion of the Halobacillus ihumii genome contains these proteins:
- the veg gene encoding biofilm formation stimulator Veg, with protein MAKTLVEIKQSLEGQIGKRLTLKANAGRRKTIERSGVLAETYPAVFIVELDQEENAFERVSYSYADVLTETVELNFDDLSTMAMEQ; from the coding sequence GTGGCTAAAACGTTAGTAGAAATCAAGCAGTCCCTTGAAGGGCAAATTGGAAAACGTTTAACATTAAAAGCAAACGCCGGCCGTCGAAAGACGATTGAGCGTTCCGGTGTTCTTGCGGAAACGTACCCAGCCGTTTTTATTGTTGAATTAGACCAAGAAGAAAATGCTTTCGAACGTGTATCTTATAGTTATGCAGATGTACTCACAGAAACGGTCGAATTAAACTTCGATGATCTATCGACGATGGCTATGGAGCAGTA
- a CDS encoding G5 and 3D domain-containing protein — MKNVKSVLCSALVWTFVISTLSITFLGFVMYEATKASVQVTTDGEQQLVRTHADTIEGLLAELNVKLEPHDRLSHELSQPITYGMDIEYTQSKTINLAVGKEANRFHTTAATVGEFLNDQQLALKDRDYISHDMASPIKDGMKLEVKKAIQVTFNNGGEKQKIWTTASTVNEFLNKQNVTLDELDQLNVSKADKVHSDIPISITRIEKVKDVVEEEVEYTVITRKDDSIPKGEERIISDGEVGLVTKEYEVTITNGEETNRKLVKETVERESQDQIVALGTKAEVPKAEPKRVTASADKAEASQEPAVTNVVATSASSDTSTTPSRSSDSGAKTLYMKATAYSANCPGCSGITATGINLKENPDKKVIAVDPSVIPLGSRVWVEGYGYAVAGDTGGAIQGNKIDVFIPSKSEAGSFGHRTVQVKILE; from the coding sequence ATGAAAAACGTTAAATCAGTACTGTGTTCAGCTCTGGTTTGGACATTTGTAATTTCAACCTTGAGTATCACCTTTTTAGGGTTCGTTATGTATGAAGCCACAAAAGCTTCGGTACAGGTTACCACGGATGGTGAGCAGCAACTCGTTCGCACTCATGCCGATACGATCGAAGGATTACTGGCAGAACTTAATGTAAAATTAGAACCTCATGATCGGTTGTCACACGAGTTATCACAACCTATTACATATGGTATGGATATAGAATATACCCAATCTAAAACTATTAACTTAGCTGTTGGTAAAGAAGCAAACCGTTTTCACACGACTGCAGCAACAGTTGGTGAATTTCTTAATGATCAGCAATTGGCACTAAAGGATCGGGATTACATATCACACGACATGGCTTCACCCATTAAAGACGGAATGAAGCTTGAAGTGAAGAAGGCTATTCAAGTAACGTTTAATAACGGTGGTGAGAAGCAAAAGATTTGGACTACAGCTTCTACTGTTAACGAATTTTTAAATAAACAGAACGTTACGTTAGATGAATTGGATCAGTTAAATGTATCTAAAGCGGATAAAGTTCACTCTGATATTCCTATATCAATCACACGGATTGAAAAAGTAAAAGATGTTGTCGAGGAAGAAGTTGAATACACGGTAATCACCCGTAAAGATGATTCTATTCCTAAAGGGGAAGAGCGTATTATTTCTGACGGAGAAGTTGGTTTAGTCACGAAAGAATATGAGGTCACCATCACGAACGGTGAAGAAACAAATCGGAAGTTAGTGAAAGAGACGGTAGAAAGGGAAAGTCAGGATCAAATTGTTGCCCTGGGAACAAAGGCAGAAGTACCAAAGGCGGAACCGAAGCGTGTGACAGCCTCTGCCGATAAAGCTGAGGCTTCTCAAGAGCCAGCTGTAACAAATGTTGTAGCAACTAGTGCATCTTCTGATACGTCAACGACTCCATCGAGAAGCAGCGATAGCGGGGCGAAGACGCTTTATATGAAGGCGACCGCTTATTCAGCGAACTGCCCTGGATGCTCAGGTATCACTGCTACAGGGATTAATTTGAAGGAGAACCCTGATAAGAAAGTAATTGCCGTAGACCCGAGTGTCATTCCTTTAGGAAGCCGCGTCTGGGTAGAAGGCTATGGCTATGCAGTGGCAGGAGACACAGGCGGAGCTATTCAAGGGAACAAGATCGATGTGTTTATCCCTTCAAAAAGTGAAGCTGGCAGCTTTGGGCATCGAACTGTACAGGTTAAAATATTGGAATAA
- the rnmV gene encoding ribonuclease M5 has product MRIKEVIVVEGKDDTAKVRQAVSADTIETNGSAIDRYVIEQIRHAKEKRGVIIFTDPDYPGERIRHIVDQHVKGCKHAFLPKDHARAKKDRGVGIEHASLEHIRQALSLVYELSDPALSEIEKDDLIAFGLIGGPSAGRRREKLGNQLHIGKTNGKQLLRRLNMFHITKDQLGTAMNQIIQEEKNEQ; this is encoded by the coding sequence TTGAGGATAAAAGAAGTTATTGTTGTTGAAGGAAAAGACGATACAGCAAAGGTTCGTCAGGCCGTTAGTGCAGATACCATTGAAACGAATGGTTCTGCTATAGATCGATATGTAATTGAACAAATTAGGCATGCTAAGGAGAAGCGAGGAGTCATTATTTTCACTGACCCGGACTACCCCGGGGAGAGAATCAGACATATTGTGGATCAGCATGTGAAGGGGTGTAAGCATGCCTTTCTCCCGAAGGATCATGCAAGAGCTAAGAAAGATCGGGGCGTAGGGATTGAACATGCTTCCCTTGAACATATTAGACAGGCATTATCATTAGTATATGAGCTGAGTGATCCTGCGCTAAGTGAGATCGAGAAAGATGACCTGATTGCTTTTGGCTTAATAGGCGGACCCTCTGCCGGCAGAAGGCGTGAGAAGTTAGGGAACCAGCTTCACATAGGAAAGACAAATGGCAAGCAGCTTTTACGCCGTCTTAATATGTTTCACATTACGAAAGATCAGCTTGGTACGGCCATGAATCAGATTATCCAGGAGGAGAAGAATGAACAGTAA
- the yabG gene encoding sporulation peptidase YabG, which yields MLTNGDLVTRKSYNHDILFRVKSTNGNLVKLMGEDIRLEADAPLNDLQKVSGTEYHKRKSHIDKQEAYSYRLFRQDYRLLREKREAEAGSGYGDSSEEPSYFQIPPRILHIDGDPLFLKKCIQLYEQLGLQVHGQYLQEKEMPEKVLALVEKIQPEIVVITGHDSFSKTKGSVRELESYRNSRYFVESVRNIRQKYPHFDQLVIFAGACQSHFESLIRAGANFASSPARVNIHAIDPVYVAARIAYTSFVDHINIWEVIRNTISGEKGMGGVETRGLLRIGIPYSKDAEERL from the coding sequence ATGCTAACCAACGGAGATCTTGTGACAAGAAAGTCTTACAATCATGATATTTTGTTTCGTGTAAAATCAACGAATGGAAATCTGGTCAAGTTAATGGGGGAAGATATTCGTTTAGAAGCGGATGCCCCATTAAATGATTTACAAAAAGTATCGGGAACCGAATATCACAAGCGTAAGTCTCATATTGATAAACAAGAGGCTTATTCTTATCGCTTGTTTCGGCAGGATTATCGCCTCTTGAGAGAAAAAAGGGAGGCAGAGGCCGGGAGTGGCTATGGTGACAGCAGTGAGGAACCAAGTTACTTTCAAATACCCCCGCGCATTCTTCATATTGATGGAGACCCATTGTTTTTAAAGAAATGTATTCAATTGTATGAACAGCTAGGGTTACAAGTTCACGGGCAATATTTACAAGAAAAAGAAATGCCAGAGAAGGTCTTAGCTTTAGTGGAAAAGATTCAGCCAGAAATTGTCGTGATCACTGGTCACGATTCCTTTTCCAAGACAAAGGGTTCAGTTCGTGAGTTGGAATCATATCGTAATTCGCGCTATTTTGTTGAATCTGTCCGAAATATACGCCAAAAATATCCCCACTTTGACCAGCTTGTTATTTTCGCGGGCGCCTGTCAGTCACATTTTGAATCGTTAATAAGGGCTGGGGCTAATTTTGCCAGCTCACCGGCCAGGGTAAACATTCATGCCATTGACCCTGTTTATGTTGCCGCACGTATAGCCTACACATCGTTCGTGGACCATATCAATATTTGGGAGGTCATTCGAAATACAATCAGTGGGGAGAAAGGAATGGGCGGGGTAGAAACACGCGGCCTGTTGCGAATAGGAATACCTTACTCTAAAGATGCTGAAGAACGACTTTAA
- the rsmA gene encoding 16S rRNA (adenine(1518)-N(6)/adenine(1519)-N(6))-dimethyltransferase RsmA has protein sequence MNSKAVATPRRTKEILDTYGFSFKKSLGQNFIIDVNILKNIIEHAEIDQNAGAIEIGPGIGALTEQLAQYADKVVAFEIDQRLLPILGESLSPYDNVEIINQDILKADVKQVIEEQFSSGQGVKVVANLPYYITTPILMKLLMDRLPIDSITVMIQKEVADRMAAVPNTKSYGSLSIAVQYYTEAQVAMNVPKTVFMPQPNVDSSVLHLKMRTEPPVNVEDEDFFFELVKASFGQRRKTLINNLARHFKGKMDKSDIQAHLEKAGIDPKRRGESLSMEEFALLARHLN, from the coding sequence ATGAACAGTAAAGCTGTAGCTACACCTAGACGTACAAAGGAAATCCTCGACACATATGGTTTTTCTTTTAAAAAGAGCTTAGGCCAAAATTTCATTATTGATGTTAATATATTGAAGAACATTATAGAACATGCAGAAATTGATCAAAACGCCGGCGCCATTGAAATTGGGCCGGGGATTGGAGCTTTGACCGAGCAATTGGCTCAGTATGCAGACAAGGTGGTGGCGTTTGAAATCGATCAGCGTTTATTGCCAATCTTAGGTGAAAGCCTCTCCCCTTATGATAATGTTGAAATTATCAATCAAGACATTTTAAAGGCCGACGTAAAACAGGTAATTGAAGAGCAATTCAGTTCAGGGCAAGGGGTAAAAGTGGTTGCTAACCTTCCTTACTATATCACCACCCCTATACTAATGAAGCTGTTGATGGATCGTCTGCCAATCGACAGTATAACGGTGATGATCCAAAAGGAAGTCGCTGATCGGATGGCAGCCGTGCCTAATACGAAAAGCTATGGATCTTTATCGATAGCGGTACAATATTATACGGAAGCTCAGGTCGCTATGAATGTACCTAAGACCGTGTTTATGCCACAGCCAAATGTCGATTCGTCTGTCCTCCATTTGAAAATGAGAACGGAACCGCCTGTAAATGTAGAGGATGAAGACTTTTTCTTTGAATTAGTGAAGGCATCGTTCGGCCAGCGGAGAAAAACATTAATCAATAACTTAGCCCGTCATTTTAAAGGGAAAATGGATAAGTCTGATATTCAGGCGCACCTGGAAAAGGCCGGGATCGATCCTAAGCGGCGTGGGGAGTCTCTGTCCATGGAAGAATTCGCCTTGTTAGCTAGGCACCTTAACTAA